In the Streptomyces coeruleoprunus genome, TGGCGGCCATCGAGGACGCCCGCCTCGCCGCCGAGCAGGAGCTGGGCGTCATCCTGCGCTGGTGCTTCGACATCCCGGGCGAGGCCGGTCTGGAGGCCGCCGAGGAGACCACGCGGCTGGCCGTGGACCTGCGGCCCGAGGGCCTGGTCTCGTTCGGGCTCGGCGGCCCGGAGATCGGCGTGCCGCGCCCGCAGTTCAAGCCGTACTTCGACCGGGCCATCGCGGCAGGGCTGCGCTCCGTCCCGCACGCCGGCGAGACCACGGGGCCGCAGACCATCTGGGACGCCCTGCGCGAGCTGGGCGCCGAGCGCATCGGCCACGGCACGAGCGCCACCCAGGACCCCGAGCTGCTGGCCCACCTGGCGGAGAACCGCATCGCCCTGGAGGTCTGCCCGACGTCCAACATCGCCACGCGGGCGGTCACCGACCTGGACAAGCACCCCATCAAGGAGATGGTCGCCGCGGGCGTGCTGGTGACGATCAACTCCGACGACCCGCCGATGTTCGGTACCGATCTCAACACCGAGTACGAGGTCGCAGCCCGCCTCCTCGGCCTGGACGAGCGGGGCGTCGCCCGTCTGGCCAGGAACGCCGTCGAGGCGTCCTTCCTGGACGAGGCCGGCAAGGCCCGGATCGCCGCGGAGATCGACGCCTACACGGAGCAGTGGCTCGCGCCCTGACCGGTCCGGCCCCGAGAATGGGGCCATGCGTTCCGTCATCGCCGTCGCGCACCGGGGCGACCCCTACCGGGTCCGTGAGAACACCCTCGCGTCGATCCGCTCGGCCCTGGCGCGCGGCGCCGACGCGGTGGAGATCGACGTCCGGCTCACCTGGGACGGTGTGCCGGTCCTGCTCCACGACGACACGCTGCGGCGGCTGTGGCGGATCGACCGGCCGCTGTCGGCGCTGTCGCTGGCCGAGGTGCGGTCCCTGACCGGGCCCGAAGGCGTGCCCACACTGAGCGAGGCGCTGCTCGCGTCGGACCCGTACCGGGTGATGATCGACCTGCGGGGCGCGACGGAGGAGTCCGTGCGCACCGTCGTGGGCACGGTCCGCGAGTGCGAGGCCGCCGACCGGGTCTTCTACTGCTCCAGCGCCCCCGCCATGCTGCTGGTCCGGGCCGCCGACCCGGCCGCCGAGATCTCCCTGACCTGGACGACGCTGGCCCCGCCGCGCCCGGTCCTGGTCGACGCGCTGGCGCCGCGCTGGCTCAACTACCGGTTCGGCCTGGTCAGCCGCGCGCTGACGGAGCGGGTGCACCGGGACGGGCTGCTGGTGTCGGCCTGGACCGCCGACACCCGCAGGACCATGCGCAGGCTGATCGACGACGGGGTGGACGCCATCACCACCAACCGGGTGGACACGCTCACGTCCGTACTGACGGGAGCCCGTACGTGAACCCACGGGTCCGCACCGGCGTCGCGCACGACGCCCGCGTCGGGAACGGCTAGGCGGCGAGGCTCCGCACGCCGACCGGTTCCGTCAGCGCCTCCAGGCGCTTGATGTGGCGGCGTACGACGAGGAGCGGCAGCACGCCGAACACCCCGAACGACATGTCGATGACCGACCACCAGAAGGGGATGCCCCGGATCGGGCCGCAGATCAGGGCGAGCGGGATGATGCCGGCGCACGCGATGATGCCGAAGTCGACGACCCAGATGTTGCGCACGGGATCGCGGTACGGGCCGTAGAAGGCGACCGCGATGACCAGGTGCGCGAAGGCCAGCCAGTCCGTGCCGTACAGCAGGAACGGGTACTGGGAGTCGGCCGCGTCGAGGCCGGCGCTGACGCGCTGGATCCACTCCATGAGGCCGGGGAACACGTCGGCGACGGGCGAGGCCCACCCGGTCAGCGCGCCTTCCGCGAGGCGCAGTTCGGTGACGAGCGGGAACGCGGTCGCCCCGCTCAGCACCAGGCACACGATGAAGAACGCCAACCACAGGCGTATGCGCCGCAACAGGGCTCTCGGTTCGGTCATACGCGCAGCGTACGCCCGGGTTTACCGCCCCTTTACCGGGCCCCCGTGACGCTCCGGGCGACCGTGTGCGAGAGGATGGTGGCGCCTGCCGCCAGCGCCAGCCCGGCCACGGCGTCACGGGCACGCGTGGGCCGCAGAACGCCCGCGCGACGCAGCCGTCCGCGCGCCCAGAGGGTGAACGGCACGACGACGAGCGGCGAGGTCGCGGAGCCGGGCGTATAGCCGCGCACGGCGGCGGCCTGGGCCAGGTGGACGAGGCCGTGGAGGCCGAAGCCGGTCAGGGCGCCCTGGTAGAAGCCGGACCGGCCGCCCGTGCGGGCGCCCGCGACGGCGGCGGCGCCGACGATGGTCCCCATCACGCCGACGGCGGCGTTGAACTGCCGCTGGTCGGTGGCGGCGATGGTCCGCCAGGCGCGTTCGGGCACGGACGGGAAGCGTTCCCGCAGCTCGGGCAGGCGGGCGCGCAGCCAGCGCGGGCCGAAGGCCACCTCCTCGGCGTCGTGGAGGGCCCAGGCGGCGAACAGCCCGAGGGTGACGGCGGGTCCGAGCACATCGTCCTTCTTCATACGGGCATTCTTCGTGTGGAATTGACGGTTCCTCAGCGGTTCGCACCGCCCCGGCTGTGGTGTCGCCCACAGGGTGCCGACCGGGGTGCCGGCTGGGGGGTCGACCGGGGTGCGGGCTGGGGGCGTCACCCTCGCGGGTGCTTTTGCCCCGCGTACGCCGCCGATCGGTCCCGCGGTGTCCCTGCGGCGTACCGGCCCGCCCATAAGGTGTCGCTTCTCCGCTGGCTCTTCGCCGTTGCCTCCGCTTCCCCGCAGTTGTCACTCCCCCTCCGCTCGCGTCCGCCTGGAGTCGACCTTGCACGTCCGAGAACGCGTCCCCGCACGACAGCCGAACGACATCGCCGTCACGGGTCTGGGGCTGGTCACCCCGGCGGGCCCCGACGTGGAGTCCACCTGGGACGGCCTGCTGGACGGGCGGTCCCTGGCCGCCCGGGACGCACGCCTCACGGGGCTGCCCGTCGACTTCTCCTGCCGCGTGGCCGGCTTCGACGGTCCGGCGGCCCCGGGGCGTACGGCCGAGCGGTGCGTCCGGCTGGGCCTCGCCGCCGCCCGGGAGGCGGTCGCCGACGCGGGCTGGGCGCCCGGGCCCGCCGGGGCGTCATCGGGGTGGGGAGGCGCACGGGTGGCGCTGGTGCTGGGCCACGGGGGCGGGGCCACCGGCAGCGCCGAGGCGTCCAACACGCTGGCCGAGGAGGTGGCCGGCGCCCTGGGCGTGATGGGCCCGGGGTTCCTGACCTCCAGCGGCTGCTCCTCGGGGGCGACCGCCATCGGGGTCGCGCGGGACCTGCTGCGGGCGGGCTGCTGCGACGTCGTGGTGACGGGCGGCAGCGAGAGCGCCCGCCATCCGCTGGCGGCCGCCGCGTTCAGCCGGATGGGCGCGCTGTCGTCGCGGCGGCACGACCCGGCGGGCGCGTCGCGGCCGTTCGACGCGGACCGGGACGGGTTCGTGCTGGGCGAGGGGGCGGGCGTGCTCGTCCTGGAGCGGCTGGCGGACGCGCGGGCGCGGCGGGCCCCGGTGCGGGCGGTGCTCGCCGGGTACGGGGCGGCGTCGGGCAGCCGGCGCCCCGAGGGGCTGGAGCGGGCGGTCCGGGCGGCGCTGGGCGACGCGGGTCTGGGCCCGGACGACATCGACCACGTCAACGCGGACGGGGCGGGGACGCCGCTGGACGACCTGACGGAGGCGCGGGTGCTGCGCCGGCTGTTCCGGGGGACGCCGCCGCCGGTGACGGCGGTGAAGAGCGTGCTCGGTCACGCGATCGGCGGTGCGGGCGCGGTGGAGGCGGTGTGCACGGTGCTGACGCTGTGCCACCAGGCGATCCCGCCGACCGCCAACCTCGACCGGCTGGACCCGGACATCGACCTGGACGTGGTCACCAAGTCGCCCCGGCGCAGGCCGGTGCGGGCGGCGCTGAGCCATTCGTCCGGCTTCGGCGGGCAGAGCGCGGTGCTGCTGTTCCGCACTCCGTGAGGGACGCTGCCCGGGAACGGCGGAGTCGCCAGTGCCCAGGAGACGGCGGAAGGGCGGGCCCGTGGGGGCCCGCCCTTCCTGTCACCTGCCGCTACGACGTCAGCCGAGCGAGGTCATCACGTGCTTGATGCGCGTGTAGTCCTCGAAGCCGTACGCCGAGAGGTCCTTGCCGTAGCCGGACTTCTTGAAGCCGCCGTGCGGCATCTCCGCGACGAGCGGGATGTGGGTGTTGATCCACACGCAGCCGAAGTCGAGGGCCTTGGACATCCGCATGGCGCGGGCGTGGTCCTTGGTCCAGACGGAGGACGCGAGGGCGTACTCGACGCCGTTGGCGTACTCGACCGCCTGCTCCTCGTCGCGGAACGACTGGACGGTGATGACGGGGCCGAAGACCTCGTTCTGGACGATCTCGTCGTCCTGCTTGAGGCCGGAGACGACGGTGGGGGCGTAGAAGTAGCCCTTGTCGCCGACCCGGTGGCCGCCCGCCTCGACCTTGGCGTGCGCCGGCAGGCGGTCGATGAAGCCGGTGACCTGCTTGAGCTGGTTGGCGTTGTTGAGCGGGCCGTACAGCACGTCCGCGTCGTCGGGCATGCCGGTCTTGGTCTCCGCGGCGGCCTTGGCGAGCGCGGCCACGAACTCGTCGTGGATGGACTCGTGGACGAGGACGCGGGTGGCGGCGGTGCAGTCCTGGCCGGCGTTGAAGAAGCCGGCGACGGAGATGTCCTCGACGGCCTTGGCGATGTCGGTGTCCTCGAAGACGACGACGGGGGCCTTGCCGCCCAGCTCCAGGTGGACGCGCTTGACGTCCTTGGAGGCGGACTCGGCGACCTGCATGCCGGCCCGTACGGAGCCGGTGATGGACGCCATCGCGGGCGTGGGGTGCTCGACCATGGCGCGGCCGGTCTCGCGGTCGCCGCAGATGACGTTGAAGACGCCCTTGGGCAGGATCGAGCCGATGATCTCGGCGATCAGCACGGTCGAGGCGGGCGTGGTGTCCGACGGCTTGAGGACGACGGTGTTGCCCGCGGCGATGGCCGGCGCGAACTTCCACACGGCCATCATCATCGGGTAGTTCCACGGCGCGACCTGGGCGCAGACGCCGACCGGCTCGCGCCGGATGATCGAGGTCATGCCCTCCATGTACTCGCCGGCGGAGCGGCCTTCGAGCAGACGGGCGGCGCCCGCGAAGAAACGGATCTGGTCCACCATCGGCGGGATCTCTTCGGAGCGGGTCAGCTCGACCGGCTTGCCGGTGTTCTCGCACTCGGCGGCGATGAGGTCCTCGGCGCGCTCCTCGAACGCGTCGGCGATCTTCAGCAGGGCCTTCTGGCGCTCGGCCGGGGTGGTGTCGCGCCAGGCCGGGAACGCGGCCGCGGCGGCTTCCATGGCGGCGTCCACGTCCGCCTGGCCGGAGAGCGGAGAGGTCGCGTAGACCTCCCCGGTGGCGGGGTTGACGACGTCGATGGTCCGTCCGTCGGCGGCATCCCGGAACTCGCCGTTGATGTAGTTGCGCAGACGACGCAGTTCGGTGGTCACGTGGCCACCCCTCCTGTCGATCTCGGTGTCCCTGGTTCACCGGCTTGTCCGGTGGATGAGACACCCAGCCTAATCGCTGGGGCCACGCTTTCGACAGCCCCGACCCTCCAGAACTTCGGATTCAGTAAGATCAAGAGCCTTGAACAACGAATTTCATCGTTCTGGGGTTGCAAGACTGACGACTCTCGGTGCACAGTGGGGTTGTGGCCAGTCGAAGCGCAGAGCCCAGGACCGGTAATGGATCGTCCCCCGCGATCGATGCCGTGTCCCTGGCGATCATCGAACAGCTCCAGGAGGACGGACGCCGTCCCTACGCCGCCATCGGCAAGGCCGTCGGCCTGTCCGAGGCGGCCGTACGGCAGCGCGTCCAGAAGCTCCTCGACCAGAACGTGATGCAGATCGTCGCCGTCACGGACCCGCTCACCGTGGGCTTCCGCCGGCAGGCGATGCTCGGCATCAACGTCGAGGGCGATGTGGACCCGGTGGCCGACGCGCTGACCGCCATGCCCGAGTGCGAGTACGTGGTGATGACCGCGGGCTCGTTCGACCTGATGGTGGAGATCGTCTGCGAGGACGACGACCACCTGCTGGATGTGATCAACAAGCGCATCCGCACCCTCCCCGGCGTGCGCTCCACCGAGAGCTTCGTCTACCTCAAGCTCAAGAAGCAGACCTACATGTGGGGAACCCGATAGCCGTGAGCAAGGACCTCTCCAAGACCGCCTACGACCACCTGTGGATGCACTTCACCCGCATGTCGTCGTACGAGAACACCCCCGTCCCGACCATCGTCCGCGGTGAGGGCACCTACATCTACGACGACAAGGGCAAGCGCTACCTCGACGGCCTCGCCGGCCTGTTCGTGGTGCAGGCGGGCCACGGCCGGACCGAGCTGGCCGAGACCGCCTACAAGCAGGCCCAGGAACTCGCGTTCTTCCCCGTGTGGTCGTACGCCCACCCGAAGGCCGTGGAGCTGGCCGAGCGCCTCGCCCACCACGCCCCCGGCGACCTGAACAAGGTCTTCTTCACCACCGGCGGCGGCGAGGCGGTCGAGACCGCCTGGAAGCTGGCGAAGCAGTACTTCAAGCTCGTCGGCAAGCCGACCAAGCACAAGGTCATCTCGCGGGCCGTCGCCTACCACGGCACCCCGCAGGGCGCCCTGTCCATCACCGGCCTGCCGGGCCTGAAGGCCCCGTTCGAGCCGCTGGTGCCGGGCGCGCACAAGGTGCCCAACACCAACATCTACCGCGCCCCGATCTTCGGCGACGACCCCGAGGCCTTCGGCCGCTGGGCCGCCGACCAGATCGAGCAGCAGATCCTCTTCGAGGGCCCGGACACCGTCGCCGCGGTCTTCCTGGAGCCGGTGCAGAACGCCGGCGGCTGCTTCCCGCCGCCGCCCGGGTACTTCCAGCGGGTCCGCGAGATCTGCGACCAGTACGACGTGCTGCTGGTGTCGGACGAGGTCATCTGCGCCTTCGGCCGCCTCGGCACGATGTTCGCCTGCGACAAGTTCGGCTACGTGCCGGACATGATCACCTGCGCCAAGGGCATGACCTCGGGCTACTCCCCGATCGGCGCGTGCATCATCTCCGACCGCATCGCCGAGCCGTTCTACAAGGGCGACAACACGTTCCTGCACGGCTACACCTTCGGCGGCCACCCGGTCTCCGCGGCGGTCGGCCTCGCCAACCTCGACATCTTCGAGCGCGAGAACCTCAACCAGCACGTGCTGGACAACGAGGGCGCCTTCCGCGCGACGCTGGAGAAGCTCCACGACCTGCCCATCGTCGGCGACGTGCGCGGAAACGGCTACTTCTACGGCATCGAGCTGGTGAAGGACAAGGCCACGAAGGAGTCGTTCAACGAGGAGGAGACCGAGCGCGTCCTGTACGGGTTCCTCTCCAAGGCGCTGTTCGACAACGGCCTGTACTGCCGCGCCGACGACCGCGGCGACCCGGTCGTCCAGCTCGCGCCGCCGCTGGTCTCCGACCAGTCGACGTTCGACGAGATCGAGCAGATCCTGCGCGCCACCCTGACGGAGGCGTGGACGAAGCTCTGATCGACCCGACCGGGGCCGACCGGCGCTCTCCCTCACCCGTCCGGTCTCCCCGACGTCCGTTCGTCGGCCGGCCGTGGCCCGGATTCACCCAGGCGGGTGCATCCGGGCCACGGCCGTTTCCCGTTCCGGCGCACCGCGTTGGGCCCCGATGAGCCGCGTGTTATGTTCCGACCGGTTCGGGGGGACATGAACGGCTCCGAGCTGATCTGAGGTGTGACTGACATGGTGGCCCCGCCGGACAACGACGTGCTGTGGGCACGTGCACTGCACCACACGTACAACGGCTCCCCCGCGCTCACCGGGGTGTCCCTCGGCGTCCGGGAGGCCGAGATCCTGGCCGTGCACGGGCCGCGCGGCGCGGGCAAGACCACGCTGCTGCGCTGTCTGGCCGGCCAGCTCGTCGCCCAGGAGGGCGAGGTCTGGTTCAACAGCGCCCCCGTCCACACCATGGGCACGCTCCAGCGCGAGCGGCTGCGGCGCGACCGGTTCGGCTGGATCGACCCCGAGCCCACCCTCGTGCCCGAGCTGACCGCCTGGGAGAACGCCGCCCTGCCGCTGCTGCTGCGCGGCTGCTCCCACCGCGCCGCCAAGGCGGCGGCACTCGAATGGCTGGAACGCCTGGACATCGGCCCCTGCGCGACCCGCCGGCCGCGCGGCCTGCTCCAGTTCCAGCGCCAGCGCGTCGCCGTCGCCCGCGCCCTGGTCTCCATGCCGACCGTCCTGTTCGCGGACGAGCCGACCGCGACCCTGCACAGCGCGGAGGCCTCGCAGGTGCTGCGCACCCTCACGGCCGCGGCCCGCTCCCACCGCATCACCGTCGTCCTCGCCACGCACGACGCGGACGTCGCCGAACTCGCCGACCGCACGGTCGCCCTCCTCGACGGCCGGCGCGTCAACTCCGTCGAGGTCAACGGAGCGGAGGGCCGCGACGCGTGCTCGCTCTCCGCCTAGCCCGCCGCTCCCACCCCCTCGTCCTGCTGCGCCGCCTCCTGGTCACGGCCGCGTCGGCCGGGGTGGGGTTCCTGCTGCTGTGCGCCCTCGGCTACGCGCTGGCGCACCCCGGCGCCTCCTCCGGGGCCGTGCTGCGGCTCGCCTGGTGCGCTGTGCCGCTGGCCGCGACGGTCCACCTGGCGGTCGCCGTGGCCCGTACGGACCCCAGCACCAGGCCCCGCCCGGGGCTGTCCTCGCTGGGCCTGGGGCCGGCCAAGCTGACCGCCATCGCGGCCACGTCCACCGCGATCTCCTGCACGCTCGGCTCGGCGCTCGCGCTGCTCTTCTTCCTGCACCTGCGGGGCGACCTCACCGGCCTGCCCTTCGACGGGGCCGCCGCCGACCTGCTGGGCGCCGGGCTGCCGCTGCCCCTGCCGGGCGCGCTGACCCTGCTCGCCGTCGTGCCGCTCGCCGCGGCGTCCGCGGCCGGGCTCCTCCTGCGGCCCCGCAAGCCCCGCATCGGCCCGGAGCCGCTGCCCGACGAGGCCCGCGACCCGTTCGACCCGGCGCCCGCACCCACCGGGCTGCCCTGGGGCGTGGCCCTGATGGCGATCGGCCTGGCCATCGAGACGTACCTGGCGCGCGACGGGGGCGGCGGCCTCCTGCCCCTGCCCGGCGGCTTCACCGGCAGCCCCGCCGGTGTCGTCGCGGGCTGGACCCTCACCGCCGCGGGCCTCGCCGTCACCGGTCCCGGCCTCGCCCACCTGTGCGGGCGGCTCCTCCAGGCGTACCGGCCCGGCGCCACGCGGTTGCTCGCGGGGCGCGCCCTGATGGACGAGGCCCGCCGTATCGGCCGGCCCCTGGGCGTGGTGTGCGCGGTCGTGGCGGCGGCCATCGCCCTGAACGCCCTGCACGGGGAGGGCGGCACCCGTCCCCTCGGCCCGCTGAGCGGCCTCGGCGCGTCCCTGGTGCTGGCCTGCACCACGGCGACCCTGCTGAGCGCCGCCCTGGAGACCCGGCAGAGCCGCGCGGGCACCAACGCCGCGCTGATCCGCCTGGGCGCCCCCGCGGGGATGCTCCGCACGGCGGCCGTGCTGCGGGCCGCCGTCCTCCTCGCCGTGTTCGGCCCGCTCACGTGGGTGGTGGCGGAACTGGCGGCACTGCCGCTGCGAGGCTGACCGGGGGGCTCTGCCCCCGAACCCCCCGCTCCTCGAAGGCCGACCCGGTTCCGGGAAGGGGCGGGCTGGGGAAGGATCCGCCGGACACGACCTAAGTCCGAACGTCCGTACGGCAGGGCATATCGTGGCCGCATGGCGCACCTTCACCGGCAGCACGGCCACGGCCACGGACACGACCGCGAGATCGAGACGCTGGAGAAGTTCGACGAGGCCGTCGCGCGCGGCAGTCTCGTCGGACGCCGCGTCCAGTCCCTCGACCTGATGGACCGTACGTTCGCCCTGCTCTCCGCGGACGCGACCGCCGCCGTCTTCCTCGGGTGCCGGATGGCGCCCGACGCGGCCGCGAAGGTCCGGGCCGACGGGGCGCTGGTCTTCCCGCCCGTCCCCGACGTGCCGTTCGACCCGTACCGGGGGCTCCTCTACACGCCGGACGAGCTGTTCGCGGGACTGGCCGGGGACGGCTACGAGGCCACGCCCGACGCCCGTACGTACGCGTGGTTCCAGCGGACCATGCGGGACGGCGACATCTTCGCGTCGATGCTGCGGGCCGTGCACGACGACGCGATCTCCGACGCGCTCGACGAACGGCTCGCCGGTGTCCCGGTCGTGGGCGTCATGGGCGGGCACGCGATGGCGCGCGGCACCGACGCCTACGCGGGTGCGGCCCGCCTCGGCCGGAGCCTCGCCCGCGCCGGGCTGACCGTCGCGACCGGCGGCGGGCCCGGCGCCATGGAGGCCGCCAACCTCGGCGCGTACGCCGCGCCGCACCCCGACGGCATGCTGGACGAGGCGCTGCTGCTGCTCGGCAAGGAGCCGTCGTACGCGCCGTCCGTCGGCGACTGGGCGCGCGTCGCCTTCGAGGTGCGCTCCCGCTGGCCCGGGGGCGGCGACTCGGTCGGCGTCCCCACCTGGTTCTACGGCCACGAGCCGCCGAACGCGTTCGCCGGGCACATCGCCAAGTACTTCGCCAACGCCACGCGCGAGGACGGCCTGCTGGCCCGCTGCACCGCCGGTGTCGTCTACCTGCCGGGCGCTGCCGGCACGGTCCAGGAGATCTTCGACAACACGACCCCGAACTACTACGAGTCGCGCGGCGAACCGACCCCGATGGTGCTGGTCAACCGGACGCACTGGACGGAGCACCTGCCTGCCTGGCCGCTGCTGCGGGCGCTGGCCGAAGGCCGGTCCATGGAGCCGAGGATCGCCCTGGTCGACACCGTGGAGGAAGCCGCCGAGGCTCTGCTGCGGCTGGGCGGCCGGTAGGCGGGCATGGGGCTACGGCTCAAGATAGGCGCGACCATCACCGCCACGGCGGCGCTCGCCGCGCTGGTGACGGGTGCTCAGGTGCCGATGCTGCTGGAGGACCGCGGCCGGGACACGGCCATGGAGCGGCTGGAGGCCGCCCAGCGCATGTGGTCCCGGTCGGGAAAGGCGTCGTACGGACTGAAGGTCGACCCGCCGAACATCCCCGACCGGCTGCTCCAGGAAGTGCGCAGGGGCCGCCGCTCCACCTACCTGCAGGAGAACGGGGGGTCGCGGCGCATCTGGGCGGCCAAGCCGGCGGACGGCCACGTCCTGGCGGTGGTCCAGCACGAGGACCCGCTGTCGGCGGAGCTCCAGGCCGGGATGTTGCGCGCCGGACTCGTCGGCACCGCGGTCGCCTCGCTCACCGGCCTGCTGCTCGCCACCCGCCTGGGGCGGCGGCTGATGCTCTCCGCCCGGCGCGCCGACCAGATCGCGGGCGGCGACCTCGACGCGCGGCTCCCCCAGTCCGGCCGGGACGAGATCGCCCGGCTGACGCGCGCGGTCAACACCATGGCCGACGCGCTGGCGGCGCGGCTGCGCGCCGAGCGGGACGTGACCGCCAACATCGCGCACGAGCTGCGCACCCCGGTCGCCGGTCTCGTCGCGGCCGCGGGCCTGCTGCCCGACGGGCGGGCCGAGTCGATGGTGAAGGAGCGCGTCGCCCGGTTGCGCGACCTCATGGAGGACGTGCTGGAAGTGGCCCGTCTCGACAACGGTGTCGAGCGGCCCGAGCTGCGGCTCGTGGAGCTGGGCACCGTGGCCCGGCGCACGGTCCGGGCCGTGGACGCGCCGACGGGCGTACGCGTGGAGGTCGTCGCCGACGCGTTCGTGGAGACCGACGGGCGGCGCGTCGAGCGCGTCCTCACCAACCTGGTGACCAACGCGCTGCGGCACGGCGCCGAGCCGGTGGTGGTCGAGGTGGACGGGGGTGTCGTCCGGGTCCGCGACCACGGCCACGGCTTCCCCGAGCCCCTCCTCGCCAACGGGCCGCGCCGCTTCCGCACGAGCGCCGTCGGCAAGGGCCTGGGCCTCGGCCTGACGATCGCGGCCGGCCAGGCGGCGGTGCTGGGCGCCCGTCTGACGTTCGGCAACCCGGCGGACGGCGGCGCGTGCGCCACGCTGGACCTCACGGACGCGCTACGGCAGGGACCGACGGCCGAGGCGGACGACTGAACCCTGAGCGCACGCGACCGGAGGTCCGCCGGGCGGCGGAGCCGGGCGCGCCCGTCTGACGTTCGGCAACCCGGCGGACGGCGGCGCGTGCGCCACGCTGGACCTCACGGACGCGGTACGGCAGGGACCGACGGCCGAGGCGGACGACTGAACCCTGAGGGCACACGACCGGGGGCCGACCCGGGGGTCCGCCGGGCGGCGGAGCCGGGCGCCCGTCCGACGTTCGGCAACCCGGCGGACGGCGGCGCGTGCGCCACGCTGGACCTCACGGACGCGCTACGGCAGGGACCGACGGCCGGAGCGGACAGCTGAACCCTGAGGACACGCGACCGGGGGCCGACCCGGGGGTCCGCCGGGCGGCGGAGCCGGGCGCGCCCGTCTGACGTTCGGCAACCCGGAGGACGGCGGCGCGTGCGCCACGCTGGACCTCACGGACGCGCTACGGCAGGGACCGACGGCCGAGGCGGACGACTGAACCCTGAGGGCACACGACCGGAGGCCGACCCGGGGGTCCGCCGGGCGGCGGAGCCGGTCCGTCCCGTGGGGCGACGCCAGGCGCCGCGTCCCCGGCGAGGCTGGCGGGCATGGAGCTGAGACGACTGGGGGACGGCTGGCCGTCCTGGGCCGGCCGGGCCGCCCTCGTGTGGAGCGCGGGCTACGCGGCGGGCGCCGCCGTGGCCGCGCTGACGGGGCCGGCGTTCGGGTACGCGCTGCTGGGCAGCCTGCACGGCACGGCGGCCGAGTGGATCCTGGCCGCGCTGTACGGGGGCGCGGCGGTGCTTGCGGGCGTGATGCTGCGGCGGCCGGGGCTGCGGTGGCCGGTGCGGCTGGCGTGGCCGGTGGTGGGCCTCTGTCTGACGTCGGGGTTCGGGTTCCTGTTCAGCCTGACCCGGGTGTTGTTCTTCCTCTCCCGGAACCAGCCCCCGATGGACTGGGCCGCCTGGACGAACGAGGGCGTCGCCGTCGCCGGGTCCGTCCTGTGGCTGGCCGCCGCGCTCGCGTACCGCCGCCGCGCCCGTGGCGTGTGCCCGCACTGCGGGGGCGGCCGGTCGCGGGTGGACGCGCCCCGCCGCACGCGCGCCGCCTTCGTCGCGGTGGCCGCGCTCGTGCCGTACACGGTGATGAAGACCGCCTGGGCGCTGGGCTCCACCATCGGGTACACGGGCGAGGGCAGCCCGGGCCTGGACCCGCACTACGCCAGCGACCTCGCGCTGCGCCTCTACGCCCACGGGGTCGACGCGACGGCCGTCCTGGCCCTCGTCGGCATGGGGCTGGCCCTGGCGCTGACCACGGCGTGGAGCGCCCGCCCGGTGCGGCCGGTGCTGCTGGGGCTCGGCTGGGCGGGGGCGGCGACGCTCGCCCCGTTCGGGGTCTTCCTGGCGGTGGTGGGAACGCTGATGTGGACCGGGGCCGTCGACGTCGGCTTCGCCGGTCACGCCCCGTGGGTGGTCCTCGTCGCGTACGGCGGGTTCTCGGTCTACGGGCTGGCCCTCGGCCGCGCGACCCGCGCGTACCAGCTGCGCACGCGCCGGGCCTGCGCCCGCTGCTGAGCGCCGGCGCCGGGCGTCAGCGCCAGGCGTCAGGCGTCAGGCGTCAGGCGTCAGGCGTCAGGCGTCAGG is a window encoding:
- a CDS encoding LOG family protein; amino-acid sequence: MAHLHRQHGHGHGHDREIETLEKFDEAVARGSLVGRRVQSLDLMDRTFALLSADATAAVFLGCRMAPDAAAKVRADGALVFPPVPDVPFDPYRGLLYTPDELFAGLAGDGYEATPDARTYAWFQRTMRDGDIFASMLRAVHDDAISDALDERLAGVPVVGVMGGHAMARGTDAYAGAARLGRSLARAGLTVATGGGPGAMEAANLGAYAAPHPDGMLDEALLLLGKEPSYAPSVGDWARVAFEVRSRWPGGGDSVGVPTWFYGHEPPNAFAGHIAKYFANATREDGLLARCTAGVVYLPGAAGTVQEIFDNTTPNYYESRGEPTPMVLVNRTHWTEHLPAWPLLRALAEGRSMEPRIALVDTVEEAAEALLRLGGR
- a CDS encoding aspartate aminotransferase family protein, translated to MGNPIAVSKDLSKTAYDHLWMHFTRMSSYENTPVPTIVRGEGTYIYDDKGKRYLDGLAGLFVVQAGHGRTELAETAYKQAQELAFFPVWSYAHPKAVELAERLAHHAPGDLNKVFFTTGGGEAVETAWKLAKQYFKLVGKPTKHKVISRAVAYHGTPQGALSITGLPGLKAPFEPLVPGAHKVPNTNIYRAPIFGDDPEAFGRWAADQIEQQILFEGPDTVAAVFLEPVQNAGGCFPPPPGYFQRVREICDQYDVLLVSDEVICAFGRLGTMFACDKFGYVPDMITCAKGMTSGYSPIGACIISDRIAEPFYKGDNTFLHGYTFGGHPVSAAVGLANLDIFERENLNQHVLDNEGAFRATLEKLHDLPIVGDVRGNGYFYGIELVKDKATKESFNEEETERVLYGFLSKALFDNGLYCRADDRGDPVVQLAPPLVSDQSTFDEIEQILRATLTEAWTKL
- a CDS encoding HAMP domain-containing sensor histidine kinase; the protein is MGLRLKIGATITATAALAALVTGAQVPMLLEDRGRDTAMERLEAAQRMWSRSGKASYGLKVDPPNIPDRLLQEVRRGRRSTYLQENGGSRRIWAAKPADGHVLAVVQHEDPLSAELQAGMLRAGLVGTAVASLTGLLLATRLGRRLMLSARRADQIAGGDLDARLPQSGRDEIARLTRAVNTMADALAARLRAERDVTANIAHELRTPVAGLVAAAGLLPDGRAESMVKERVARLRDLMEDVLEVARLDNGVERPELRLVELGTVARRTVRAVDAPTGVRVEVVADAFVETDGRRVERVLTNLVTNALRHGAEPVVVEVDGGVVRVRDHGHGFPEPLLANGPRRFRTSAVGKGLGLGLTIAAGQAAVLGARLTFGNPADGGACATLDLTDALRQGPTAEADD
- a CDS encoding ABC transporter ATP-binding protein encodes the protein MVAPPDNDVLWARALHHTYNGSPALTGVSLGVREAEILAVHGPRGAGKTTLLRCLAGQLVAQEGEVWFNSAPVHTMGTLQRERLRRDRFGWIDPEPTLVPELTAWENAALPLLLRGCSHRAAKAAALEWLERLDIGPCATRRPRGLLQFQRQRVAVARALVSMPTVLFADEPTATLHSAEASQVLRTLTAAARSHRITVVLATHDADVAELADRTVALLDGRRVNSVEVNGAEGRDACSLSA